One Rosa chinensis cultivar Old Blush chromosome 3, RchiOBHm-V2, whole genome shotgun sequence DNA window includes the following coding sequences:
- the LOC112193514 gene encoding uncharacterized protein LOC112193514, translating into MWKKCSCSKFGIATRFILEAKMSGSKVLLTYKRKRHSRNDLLQEDGCHNSPSDANEDTYLSRPDMQVHLIDENASEEYETKTTVCRLCVVCCVGGNLTHCDKCLQSYHLECLDKSLKHTGHGTLLSCGCITASLGDDGNVGKGAVSFDDSSLRLNSSNLEETDLFAEIKLENSCDDLSVQTKWKTPLLTFHRRYKRKKDMDGSHIQSKSLNVENNCSVITESKNSACAKTTSCEATSLESFSLDHGADLNPCKEVIDITYSYAGPAPGSKILMREEKTMNEALQQAGKVPDQSAQTLMDVKKESVDHLGTSLSCGMNDSSSETVPLCSQPGINSPLVKEELQVFSSDDDHKAAATPHSGRSLPNLNLSVITTDSNSSTMDLNVDLNVSSQEQPLLAAPKATLDSFESTCRSPATVLHEPPPSEIVAIKNERIETQASLLRKDAFEFSEVGASCKDYDQVTPNFDSKKKCLQLFSEEKTSDISHPVIIQPEMTGYMASEERKMLQLGSNNNQPNQGSPLNLGLSLPTKPSTAGSATNTYFNTFPFFNSVTGTREFIQDAALQSSSSHLSSVLRYKMMHDSIASQARALNEMGSVDDISQPYNTMWSEEELDFLWIGVRRYGRDNWNAMLTDPSLHFASWRVARDLAMRWKEEQSKLLSSMFGPQVKYSRAQGSSFYHNNLLGPQTGFWQQNPADETRLSLRVVDSCRGGNVSRRSLFRSTYVCNDGQEHLHRPLSYPKRVSRRRIKYDEDEFRSSSRSRSMLRSKLLSTELPSTCNIGVNGNMPQWLQESAVASPPSLRASILPSTASSFAFAHSDTLNVTPPDFDPSESRCAERKEMQYAFGGSREYDLQPLVSSVPRCNSGLRPEMAKPGRDSSHDAGKQDNLIVIDSDASSEGTISD; encoded by the exons ATGTGGAAAAAGTGCAGCTGTTCTAAATTTGGAATTGCAACAAGGTTTATTTTGGAAGCTAAAATGTCTGGCAGCAAAGTGCTTTTAACATACAAGCGAAAGCGGCACTCAAGAAATGATCTTCTACAGGAAGATGGGTGTCATAATTCACCTTCTGACGCTAATGAGGATACTTATTTATCTAGGCCGGACATGCAAGTGCATTTGATTGATGAGAATGCATCAGAAGAATATGAAACAAAGACTACA GTATGCCGTCTATGTGTTGTATGCTGTGTCGGAGGTAACCTGACGCACTGTGATAAATGTCTTCAGTCTTATCATCTTGAATGCCTAGATAAGTCCCTCAAG CATACTGGTCATGGAACATTGCTAAGCTGTGGGTGTATTACTGCTTCATTGGGTGATGATGGTAATGTGGGAAAGGGGGCAGTTAGCTTTGATGATAGTTCATTAAGGTTGAATTCATCAAACTTGGAAGAGACTGATTTGTTTGCTGAAATTAAGTTAGAGAACTCATGTGATGATCTATCTGTACAAACCAAGTGGAAAACTCCATTACTTACTTTCCACCGgagatataaaagaaaaaaagatatgGATGGGTCTCACATACAAAGCAAATCACTGAATGTGGAAAATAACTGTTCAGTGATAACAGAATCAAAAAATTCTGCATGTGCCAAAACCACTTCATGTGAAGCAACTTCCCTTGAAAGCTTCTCACTAGATCATGGAGCAGATTTAAACCCCTGCAAAGAG GTTATTGATATTACATATTCTTATGCTGGACCGGCTCCTGGGTCTAAAAT TTTGATGCGTGAAGAGAAGACAATGAATGAAGCTTTACAGCAAGCAGGAAAAGTTCCTGACCAAAGTGCTCAAACTTTGATGGATGTCAAAAAAGAGTCCGTGGATCATTTAGGAACCTCATTAAGTTGTGGTATGAATGACTCCTCTTCTGAAACTGTACCGTTGTGTTCACAACCAGGAATAAATTCTCCGTTGGTAAAAGAGGAACTTCAAGTTTTCTCAAGTGATGATGATCATAAAGCAGCAGCAACCCCGCATTCGGGCAGATCCCTTCCTAATTTGAACCTGTCTGTGATCACCACTG ATTCAAACAGTAGTACTATGGACTTGAATGTTGACTTAAATGTGAGTTCTCAAGAGCAACCTCTTCTTGCTGCGCCAAAAGCAACTCTGGACTCCTTCGAGTCTACTTGCAGAAGTCCTGCCACTGTCTTACATGAACCACCTCCTTCAGAAATAGTGGCCATAAAAAATGAGAGGATAGAAACTCAAGCTTCTCTGTTACGCAAAGATGCATTTGAGTTTTCAGAAGTTGGTGCCAGCTGTAAAGATTATGATCAAGTTACTCCcaactttgattcaaaaaaaaaatgtctgcAG TTATTTTCAGAAGAAAAAACCAGCGACATTTCCCACCCAGTGATAATCCAGCCTGAGATGACTGGTTATATGGCCTCTGAGGAGAGAAAAATGCTCCAGTTGGGAAGCAACAATAATCAACCTAATCAAGGATCTCCACTGAATCTGGGTCTATCCTTACCAACCAAACCTTCAACTGCAGGATCTGCAACCAACACCTATTTCAATACATTTCCTTTCTTCAACTCCGTTACTGGAACCAGAGAATTTATCCAAGATGCAGCACTCCAATCTTCGTCAAGCCATTTATCATCAGTTTTGAGATACAAGATGATGCATGATAGCATTGCAAGCCAAGCAAGAGCTTTGAATGAAATGGGCAGTGTCGATGACATATCTCAGCCATATAATACCATGTGGTCCGAAGAGGAGTTGGATTTTCTGTGGATAGGTGTGAGGAGATATGGACGGGACAATTGGAATGCTATGTTAACGGATCCAAGTTTGCACTTCGCATCATGGAGGGTGGCAAGGGACTTAGCTATGCGGTGGAAAGAGGAACAGTCAAAACTTTTGAGTAGCATGTTTGGTCCACAAGTCAAGTATTCAAGAGCACAAGGCAGTTCTTTCTACCACAACAACTTGTTGGGTCCACAAACAGGATTCTGGCAACAAAACCCAGCAGATGAAACCCGACTCTCCCTTCGTGTTGTAGATTCTTGTCGAGGAGGTAATGTCTCGAGGAGGTCACTATTCAGATCAACTTATGTTTGCAACGATGGCCAGGAACACCTCCACAGGCCTCTTAGTTACCCGAAGAGGGTATCTCGTCGAAGGATCAAATATGATGAGGATGAATTTCGTAGTTCAAGTAGAAGTCGGAGTATGCTAAGGAGCAAGCTGTTGTCAACTGAACTTCCCTCAACTTGCAATATTGGAGTGAACGGTAATATGCCCCAGTGGCTCCAAGAATCTGCTGTCGCTTCTCCTCCAAGTCTCAGGGCATCAATTCTGCCTTCAACCGCTTCATCTTTTGCGTTTGCCCATTCTGATACATTGAATGTCACCCCCCCTGATTTTGATCCCTCCGAATCACGTTGTGCAGAAAGGAAGGAAATGCAGTATGCATTTGGTGGTTCAAGAGAATATGACCTACAGCCATTAGTAAGTAGTGTTCCTCGTTGCAATTCAGGATTAAGACCTGAAATGGCTAAACCGGGAAGGGATTCTTCTCATGACGCTGGTAAACAAGATAATTTGATTGTTATAGACAGTGACGCTTCTTCTGAAGGGACCATATCCGATTAA
- the LOC112192321 gene encoding vacuolar protein sorting-associated protein 54, chloroplastic, whose translation MSSNGSKRTVTTAMDSVRSSHTRSNSISDPNSSTSTSQSLASILNNPNASDSSSWAAWWSSSASVAPPEFLPLLPKSASDSLTRSDFLPYISSISDHYNRFEDILNHVKKESLDFDSIGGQGEALVACLREVPALYFKEDFALEDGATFRSACPFSGVSENLVLQEKLSHYLDVVELHLVKEISLRSNSFFEAQGQLQDLNVKIVEGCNRIRELKETILLLDVDLVDSARQIQELNVTRSNLLALQQKLRLILYVNQALSALKLLVASTDCAGALDVTDDLQHLLDGDELTGLHCFHHLRDRVAASIESINSILSAEFMRASIHDAGDTDSIIISKAKARASILMNGEDGEVKLDDEETSNYQDRLLPIIIGLLRTAKLPSVLRLYRDQLTADMKTAIKNAVAELLPILVSRPLESDFTPGERVADADGIGASLASKLRSLSSESFVQLLSAIFLIVRAHLVRSAEVKKAIEWIMCNLDGHYAADSVAAALAIGAEAAETAQESDGQGGLLVSYSSPRVAAKALSFQGKANDATSPSTTSKNFRADVLRENTEAVVAACDAAQGRWAKLLGVRALLHPKLRLQEFLSIYNITQEFITATEKVGGRPGFSIRGTLQSQAKAFLDFQHESRMTKIKAVLDQETWVEVDVPDEFQVIVNSLFCSEALVAENLDAGHGSTETSYNEVDTGPSITEKQIKQTDSTELSTDMTGNNKSTSADGAEKNKADVTNSVAQHNHSNMKERGKSTSQILSYKGVGFHMVNCGLILMKMLSEYIDMNNFFPVLSSEVVHRIVEILKFFNTRTCQLVLGAGAMQVSGLKSITSKHLALASQVISFTYAIIPELRQILFQKVPETRKAMLLSEIDRVAQDYKVHRDEIHTKLVQIMRERLLVHLRGLPQIVESWNRPEDADLQPSQFARSLTKEVGYLQRVLTRTLHEVDVQAIFRQVIIIFHSQISEAFSRLEISTPQAKDRLCRDVKHILGCIRSLPSDKLSESGTPNWGQLDEFLVQRFGSEAS comes from the exons ATGAGCAGCAATGGTTCTAAGAGAACGGTGACGACGGCCATGGACTCCGTGAGGTCCTCCCACACCCGATCCAACTCCATATCCGACCCGAATTCCAGCACCAGCACCAGCCAGAGCCTCGCCTCCATCCTCAACAACCCCAATGCCTCCGACTCCTCCTCCTGGGCCGCCTGGTGGTCCTCCTCCGCCTCCGTCGCCCCGCCCGAGTTCCTCCCCCTCCTCCCCAAATCCGCATCCGACTCCCTGACCCGATCCGACTTCCTCCCCTACATCTCCTCCATCTCCGATCACTACAACCGCTTCGAGGACATCCTCAACCACGTCAAGAAGGAGAGCCTCGACTTCGACTCCATCGGCGGCCAGGGCGAAGCTCTCGTCGCTTGTCTCCGCGAAGTCCCCGCCCTCTATTTCAAAGAGGACTTCGCATTGGAAGACGGCGCCACTTTCCGGTCCGCCTGCCCCTTCTCCGGCGTCTCCGAGAACCTCGTCCTCCAGGAGAAGCTCTCGCATTACTTGGACGTGGTGGAGCTTCACCTGGTGAAGGAGATCTCGCTCCGATCAAACTCCTTCTTCGAGGCTCAGGGCCAGTTGCAGGACTTGAATGTGAAGATCGTTGAGGGATGCAATCGGATTCGGGAGCTTAAGGAGACCATTTTGCTCCTGGATGTGGATTTGGTCGACTCTGCTAGGCAGATTCAGGAGCTCAATGTTACCAGGAGTAATTTGTTGGCTCTTCAACAGAAGCTGAGGCTGATTCTCTATGTCAATCAAGCTCTTTCGGCGCTCAAACTG CTTGTTGCCTCTACAGATTGTGCTGGAGCTTTGGATGTCACAGATGACCTGCAGCATTTGCTG GACGGGGATGAACTTACTGGTCTACATTGCTTTCATCACCTCAGGGATCGTGTAGCAGCGTCAATTGAATCCATAAACAG CATTCTTTCTGCAGAATTTATGCGTGCTTCAATACATGATGCTGGAGATACAGACTCtataattatatctaaagcGAAAGCAAGGGCATCCATTCTCATGAACGGGGAAGATGGTGAA GTTAAGTTGGACGATGAAGAAACCTCCAATTATCAAGATCGTCTTCTTCCTATCATCATTGGATTGCTTAGAACA GCTAAGCTCCCTTCTGTGTTGAGGCTATATCGTGACCAACTTACGGCTGATATGAAGACTGCTATTAAGAATGCTGTTGCAGAGCTGCTTCCCATTCTTGTTTCCCGACCTCTGGAATCCGATTTTACACCTGGAGAGCGAGTTGCAGATGCAGACG GCATAGGTGCGTCACTTGCAAGCAAGTTGAGGAGCCTGTCATCTGAAAGCTTTGTTCAACTTTTAAGTGCTATTTTTCTGATTGTAAGG GCACATCTAGTACGGTCTGCTGAAGTGAAGAAGGCTATTGAGTGGATTATGTGCAACCTTGATGGTCACTATGCAGCTGATTCAGTAGCTGCTGCACTTGCAATTGGCGCTGAGGCTGCAGAAACAGCTCAAGAAAGTGATGGCCAAGGTGGCTTGCTCGTGTCGTATTCATCTCCTAGAGTTGCTGCAAAGGCCCTTTCATTCCAAGGAAAAGCAAATGATGCAACAAGTCCTTCTACTACATCTAAGAACTTTAG AGCTGATGTGTTACGAGAAAACACAGAAGCCGTTGTTGCAGCATGTGATGCTGCTCAGGGAAGATGGGCAAAGCTACTTGGGGTTCGAGCTCTTCTTCATCCGAAGTTGAGATTACAGGAGTTTTTGAGCATATATAATATCACACAAGAGTTTATAACTGCTACAGAGAAg GTAGGGGGAAGGCCGGGATTTAGCATCAGAGGAACACTACAATCACAGGCCAAAGCCTTCCTCGATTTTCAGCATGAATCACGA ATGACCAAGATTAAGGCAGTGCTAGACCAAGAAACGTGGGTGGAAGTAGATGTTCCTGATGAATTTCAGGTTATTGTCAATTCATTATTTTGTTCTGAAGCATTGGTAGCCGAGAATCTGGATGCTGGCCATGGTAGTACGGAAACAAGCTACAATGAGGTGGATACAGGACCATCAATTACAGAaaagcaaattaagcaaactgATTCAACTGAATTATCTACGGATATGACTGGAAACAATAAGTCTACATCTGCTGATGGAGCTGAAAAGAATAAGGCTGATGTTACAAATTCTGTGGCTCAGCACAACCACAGCAACATGAAGGAGAGGGGAAAATCAACTTCCCAAATCTTATCTTACAAAGGTGTTGGTTTTCACATGGTAAACTG TGGGCTGATATTGATGAAGATGTTGTCGGAGTATATTGATATGAACAATTTTTTTCCAGTACTGTCCTCAGAAGTTGTTCATCGTATCGttgaaattttaaaatttttcaatACAAGAACATGTCAGCTTGTTCTTGGTGCTGGTGCCATGCAG GTATCTGGTTTGAAGTCGATCACTTCTAAACACTTGGCCTTGGCAAGTCAAGTCATCAGTTTTACATATGCTATTATTCCTG AACTCAGGCAAATTCTTTTTCAGAAAGTACCTGAGACAAGAAAGGCAATGTTGCTATCTGAAATTGATCGAGTGGCTCAG GATTATAAGGTTCATAGAGATGAAATACATACAAAGCTGGTTCAGATCATGAGAGAAAGGTTATTGGTTCATCTACGTGGGTTGCCTCAAATTGTAGAGAGCTGGAATAGACCAGAAGATGCTGACCTACAGCCCAGTCAATTTGCTCGATCACTTACCAAG GAAGTTGGATACTTGCAACGTGTTCTAACTCGAACTTTACATGAGGTCGATGTTCAAGCAATTTTCAG GCAAGTGATTATAATTTTTCATTCACAAATTTCAGAAGCATTTTCCCGCTTAGAGATCAGCACACCACAAGCCAAGGACAG GCTCTGTCGTGATGTTAAGCACATTCTTGGATGCATTCGATCTTTGCCTTCTGATAAACTGAGTGAATCTGGTACGCCAAACTGGGGTCAACTAGATGAATTCTTGGTGCAGAGATTTGGGTCAGAAGCTAGTTAA
- the LOC112192322 gene encoding putative F-box protein PP2-B12 has protein sequence MENAAVMMDLPEGCIANVIGLTTPRDACRLSLTSTDFKSAADSDAVWDKFLPPDTSEMLSRSESAIDAKSKKELFLTLSDNPILIDDGKMSFSLDKWSGKKCYMIAARRLRIAWGDTPIYWTWKSLPESRFKEAVELRLVCWLEIRGRIETRMMSPSTTYKAFLVYKLTGDTYGLHWPAVVTVGARAYGFDYECPGLKEITAGIKRTVFLAPQRVIQSELEAGRRMRPNHEISEAKFPNEGRGDGWLEMELGEFHCQGDEDGELEMICCEIETGMSKRGLLVQGIEVRPERE, from the exons ATGGAGAACGCGGCGGTGATGATGGACTTGCCGGAAGGCTGCATAGCCAACGTGATCGGCCTAACGACTCCTCGAGACGCGTGCAGGCTGTCGTTGACTTCGACGGATTTCAAGTCGGCGGCGGACTCCGACGCCGTTTGGGACAAGTTCCTTCCGCCTGATACCAGTGAGATGCTATCCCGCTCCGAATCTGCAATCGACGCCAAATCCAAAAAGGAGCTTTTCCTCACTCTCTCTGACAACCCCATCCTCATCGACGATGGCAAGATG AGCTTTTCACTTGACAAATGGAGTGGGAAGAAATGCTATATGATAGCTGCAAGGCGCCTTCGGATTGCTTGGGGTGATACTCCTATTTATTGGACATGGAAATCTCTGCCCGAGTCCAG GTTTAAGGAGGCTGTCGAGCTTCGTCTTGTATGTTGGCTTGAAATCCGTGGGAGAATTGAGACACGCATGATGTCCCCATCCACGACGTATAAAGCGTTTCTGGTGTACAAGTTAACGGGAGACACTTATGGACTACACTGGCCTGCCGTGGTCACAGTTGGTGCAAGAGCTTATGGGTTTGATTATGAATGCCCTGGTTTGAAGGAAATAACTGCAGGCATTAAGCGCACAGTGTTTCTGGCGCCCCAAAGAGTAATACAAAGTGAGCTGGAAGCAGGAAGAAGGATGAGGCCCAACCACGAAATCAGTGAAGCCAAATTTCCGAATGAAGGGAGGGGGGATGGGTGGCTGGAGATGGAGCTGGGTGAGTTTCACTGTCAAGGAGACGAAGACGGGGAGTTGGAAATGATTTGTTGTGAGATTGAGACTGGTATGAGTAAGAGGGGTCTCCTTGTTCAAGGTATTGAGGTCAGACCCGAGAGGGAGTAG
- the LOC112194759 gene encoding putative F-box protein PP2-B12 — translation MHAGLQGLLAGSPCIRSAAESDAVWDKFIPPVTYTILSQSNSLSSTPPKSEELYMALCDNPVLIDEGNMSFSLDKWSGKKCYMIAAKRLRIAWGDTPNYWTRKSLLESRSVHFFHHPFKEAAKLHFVCWLEIRGRIETHMLSPSTTYKAYLVYKLTKRTYGLDWPAVVKVGARAYGFDYECPGLKEITTGIKHTAILVPQRKIQGHLARHHEINEVRFPNESRADGWLEMELGEFHCQGDEDVKLEMICCETSMGKSGLLVQGIESGIPMASESDYHQFVATRFERPSGLCACGNGLVWFNWDTLDDLGQDTG, via the exons ATGCATGCAGGATTGCAGGGTCTCCTTGCAGGGTCTCCTTGCATCAGGTCGGCCGCTGAATCCGACGCCGTTTGGGACAAGTTCATTCCGCCTGTGACATACACGATCCTTTCCCAGTCCAATTCCCTCTCCTCTACCCCTCCCAAATCAGAGGAGCTCTACATGGCTCTCTGCGACAACCCCGTCCTCATCGACGAGGGCAATATG AGCTTTTCACTGGACAAATGGAGTGGGAAGAAGTGCTATATGATAGCTGCAAAGCGCCTTCGGATTGCATGGGGTGATACTCCTAATTATTGGACACGGAAATCTCTGCTTGAGTCCAGGTCGGTACATTTTTTTCACCATCC GTTTAAGGAGGCGGCCAAGCTTCATTTTGTATGCTGGCTTGAAATCCGTGGGAGAATTGAAACACACATGCTGTCCCCATCCACAACGTATAAAGCTTATCTGGTGTACAAGTTAACTAAACGCACTTATGGACTAGACTGGCCTGCCGTGGTCAAAGTTGGTGCAAGAGCTTATGGATTTGATTATGAATGCCCTGGTTTGAAGGAAATAACTACAGGTATTAAGCACACTGCGATTCTGGTGCCCCAAAGAAAAATACAAGGACATCTCGCAAGACATCATGAAATCAATGAAGTTAGATTTCCAAATGAAAGCAGGGCGGATGGGTGGCTGGAGATGGAGCTGGGTGAGTTTCACTGTCAAGGAGACGAAGACGTGAAGTTGGAAATGATTTGTTGTGAGACTAGTATGGGTAAGAGTGGTCTCCTTGTTCAAGGGATTGAG AGTGGAATTCCTATGGCGTCCGAGTCTGACTACCACCAATTTGTGGCCACCAGGTTTGAGAGGCCTTCAGGCTTGTGCGCCTGCGGCAATGGATTAGTTTGGTTTAATTGGGATACTCTCGATGACCTCGGCCAGGATACTGGCTGA
- the LOC112192423 gene encoding putative F-box protein PP2-B12 translates to MTRINEEEDAAMLHHIDLQALPEGCIANVISLTSPPDACRLSVLSRVIRLAAESDAVWDKFLPPETHEILSHSATASAAKSKKELYMALSHSPVLIDDGTMSFSLEKWTGKKCYMIAAKRLRIAWGDTPLYWQWITLPNTRFEEVAELQWVGWFEIRGRIATRKLSPSTLYKAYLVYKFNAHSYGFDYSPVVVAVSTRPYGFDYECPSLREIVDGGDLKHTAFLAHPEREMDEADDLLFPKETADGWLEMKLGEFFCEGGKDEELEMICCEIDISSKSGIIVQGIEIRPCDRN, encoded by the exons ATGACACGCATAAATGAGGAGGAAGATGCTGCAATGCTGCATCATATAGACTTGCAAGCGTTGCCGGAAGGATGCATTGCCAATGTGATCTCATTGACCAGTCCTCCAGATGCGTGCAGGCTATCGGTGCTTTCTAGGGTTATCAGATTGGCAGCAGAATCCGACGCCGTTTGGGACAAGTTCCTTCCGCCTGAGACCCATGAGATCCTATCCCATTCCGCCACTGCCTCCGCTGCCAAATCCAAGAAAGAGCTCTACATGGCTCTCAGCCACAGCCCCGTCCTCATTGACGATGGCACTATG AGCTTTTCTCTGGAAAAATGGACTGGAAAGAAATGTTACATGATAGCTGCAAAGCGCCTTCGGATTGCTTGGGGTGATACTCCTCTCTATTGGCAATGGATTACTCTGCCTAACACCAG GTTCGAGGAAGTGGCTGAGCTTCAGTGGGTTGGTTGGTTTGAAATTCGTGGGAGAATTGCTACACGTAAGCTTTCCCCATCAACTCTATATAAAGCTTATCTTGTGTACAAGTTCAATGCACACTCTTATGGATTTGATTACTCTCCTGTGGTGGTGGCGGTTTCTACAAGGCCTTATGGCTTTGATTATGAATGCCCTAGTTTGAGAGAAATTGTTGATGGAGGAGACCTTAAGCACACTGCCTTTCTGGCGCATCCTGAAAGAGAAATGGATGAAGCTGATGATCTGCTGTTTCCAAAGGAAACGGCAGATGGCTGGTTGGAGATGAAGTTGGGTGAATTTTTCTGTGAAGGAGGAAAAGATGAAGAGTTGGAGATGATTTGTTGTGAGATTGATATTAGCAGCAAGAGTGGCATCATTGTGCAAGGGATTGAGATCAGACCATGCGATAGGAACTAG